The sequence GACCTTGAAGAAAGCATGGCACAGTTGGATGATTTTAGGACATATAAGCAAGATGACAGGTGCATATCTGTACATTAAATCTAATGTTTTTACAATCAGCTGGAGTTAATTGATTGACATTGTCTTAAATTCTATGTTAAAATCAGCATACAATGGTACTGTATCTCTTAAAGCTTAATaaggaaacaaatgtttttctctgcaaaatagaaaaacatttccttTAGAACATTTATTGCCACCGCTGGTAAAGATgcttaaaaatctttaaaataaattcagattttattgtgttttataaatCCAACCTTTCATttgagtaatttaaaaaaattcaaaaggggtaaaaagatctctttgtttttttatgttaaacagGCCCACCACATCACACATCCTCCCCAACTCTTTATGGTGGGCATGAAGAGCTTTTCCACCTATCTTTGTTACAGGCCAAACCCTCCAAGGATGTGTTATTTCTTAAAAGCCTTAACTTCCCATCTGAATGAAGCACATTTCCAGTGTAAGTCCTAGTAGAGTTTAGAAAACTCCATAGGTTTACATTTATGATGATATGATGGAAAAAGCTTTTCTCTAGAATCACTTCCAAACAACCAACTAGTATTTAGATAGCATCTAATGGTTGCTGTAGAGACCTGTTGACCCCTAGACACCACAGCCAGCTCTGGAGATTTTTCTTCCATCATAGTCACTGTGTGTGGAGCCAAGATGAATATGGTTCCAGCCTAGCGGCCTGAGGCGGAAAAGAATTGGGCCTGTGGGTCACGTCTAATTTATCCCAAAGTGAAACAGAAAATCCTAAATTACCAACTAGAAGTTCCtagaaactctgatcaacttaaaaatgTTAAGTATGAGTTTGAAAAAAACTCTACTACTACTgtctattttaaagaaaaattatgCAACCACTGCTTTtctcaaaaataattatttaatattttttcacacatttaatacattttctaaaattGAAGGTTGGATATATGTTTCTGTGATATAAGATgggtttattttattcatttataatcAGCTTTACCATAGGTGCCAACATATTTGTCTGCATGTGTACATTTTTGGAAGCTGTGCATAAACTTATATGTATGTTAAGATCTAAAATCACTGCAAGTGTTGCATTGTCTGATGTCAAAATGTAAAAGGTCAAGTGGCCTTGGTACATGAGTAGGTTTCACATTATTTCTTTGATTTAACAAATCTTATCGTTGTACAAATGTGGTTGAATGTGTACATTTTACTGAAGGATTCTACACTGAGGGAACTTAATCATTCTAACAGTGTGCAGTGATATCATTTACACTTTGCCATGATATTTGTTTGGAAAACCAAATCCACAAACTAAATATTACATGCTGATTGGCCAAGGAGGTTTATGTTTGGAAACAGTCTTGAGAAGGTTTCAGTACACAGTTCTTAGTTGTAACACCAGAAAAGAGCGCATAGAAAACAGACAGAAGAGACACGGTGAACATCTTTACGGGAAATGACTGCCATGTTGGAAGAGGTCAAATCAAGATAATCTCAGTTAGCCGTCCTCTGGCGGCCGTGCAGCTATGTGGACAAAGTAGAAGTCAGAAGGAGAGGTGCAGCACTTTCCATGGTCCAGGCACAGTGTGAAAGAAGTTCTTCATATGAGttattagtgtgtgtgtgtgagtggcagagtgtgtgtgtttgacttcgTAAAAAGACACATCACTCAGCAAGAACAGGCACCATGGCTTTCTGAAGAGTCTTTAAGGCTCTGGTTCCTGTGGTTGGTTGTAAGGCTGGTGTCTGTTTCCATGGTCTCATTCATCTTGTCACAGATGACGTCAACAAGACGCTCGAACACTTGCTTGACGTTGATGTTGTCCTTGGCACTGGCCTCGAAGAACTGAAAGCCTGAAAGCAATCAACAGGAGAAGTTGACTTGATCTCATACATACACACCGAACAAATACATACAGTGCCCTGCTAAAGTATCCATtcgaactttttcatattttgtcacattacaaaaacCACATGTGGGTGTATTCTACAGGGACtgtgtgtgatagaccaatacaaagaagtgcataattACAAACGTATCCTGAAAATGttctccattcttctttgcaaaatctaTCAAACTCAATTAGATTAGATAGAGACTACCTGTACACATAAATGTTTCCAATAGATTCTTAATTGTATTGAGGTCTGGACCTTGATTgggcattctaacacataaatatgacCTTATTTTCCAGAATTGCTCCGTATTTAGCTACAATCATCTTCAACTCTGATAGCTTCCAtctccctgctgaagaagaaTGATGCTATGCGACTTCCACAGTGATGTGCAGTTAGTTTTCTACCATATATAGCtgctttgcatgtaggccaaaaagttctatTATATgtcatctaaccagagcatcttcttccacatgtgtgCCGTATCCCCTACATGGCTCGTGGCAAActtatagctttctttcagTAATTGCTGTCATTTTGCAACTCTTTCTTTCAGGCTAGATTTGTCGAGTACACGGCTAAAAGTCCTTCCATCTGCACCCGAGTTGTTGCTCTCTGTAGCTCCCTCAGAGTTAGCagcctcttggttgcttctatGATTAATACTCTCCTTTCTTGGCCGGTCAGTTTTGGTTGAAGGTCATATCTTTCTAGGTTTGCATTTGTGTAGAGCTCTGAGATGTCCAAAGGATtatgacctaaccctgctttaaacttcttcacagcTTTGACccagtctgctgtgttcttggatgtagcatgacaaaatgtgaaaaggttcaaggtgtttgaaaatgtttgtaaggcactgtaaaacAATGTTTACTACAAATAATGATGTAATATTAGCAGTTATTACCGAGCTCTTCAGACAGCCGTTGGCCATCCTCTGTAGCTATAAGCCTGTCATCCTCGAGGTCACATTTGTTACCAATCAGGATCACCTGAGCATTGTCCCATGAGTATGTCTTGATTTGTGTTGCCCTAGAAGACAAAATCCTTTGAGTAAAGGGGCACCAGAATTCTTCAGGTTCAGTTATAGAAGAATTGTGCtaagaaacatttttgttaataagACATGCAGATGTTAAGCAGCAGAACTGATGGAGATTTAAAGAAATCTTCAGGAAATGTGGCGgggaaaatatttttggaagaaaatatgaacaaaaaGAGATTGTTTATATGGAAATACATGCGAAGAACAAATAAATCCAAAGTAAAGGAATAGCAGCTTACATTTACAACAAATACTAACTAATTGTCAGCATTGTGTCCTACATGAGCTGAACGGTTttgcgaaaaaaaaaaaaaaaagacaaagaaaatcttttttaaacttGCCCACTCACCAGTCCTGCACTGCACCAAAGGAATCCTGGTTTGTGATATCATACATGAGCAGGAAGCCCATGGCTCCTCTGTAGTAGGCTGTGGTGATTGTACGGTAGCGCTCCTGTCCTGCTGTGTCCTGCAGTGACATACATATAAAAATTCATACCATTCGTGTGTGATCCCACTATGTATAATGGTACACCACAAGGGCGCAGTGTGGGCTACGTTACAGTTGCTGCCTTCTGTTCCCCCAACAATCTGCTGTAGGTCTTGCATTGGCCCTGGCTCAGGTGGTGCAAACATGAAAGCATTTCAATGAAGTCATACTAATTGTTTAAAACATGAACTGACTGTATTTCAGAAACGTCTTTACAGCCACAGTAAAGAGTTCTTTTTTCATTGGGAGGGAGTTTATaactatatttttttacttttaaattacTCTTCATGCACCCCAGCCAACCAGCTTTTAAATAGGTGCAGAtgagattcttcataaaatccTTCAAACTTTCAAAAATAACTTGGCAATTATAGGATTATgtaatagacaaacacaaagtcctGAATAATTGTATAGTGGACGAAAAactatagattttttttaatttttactatTTAAACGTTTTATGTgcctttgtattcagcccctcagGTAAGGTGTctccgccccagtctcaggtTTCTTGCAGCCTTCGACAggtttcttccaagattgtaCTGGGTGTAGCTCCATACATTTTCCCATCGACTgattggcgtccctgtcagtgATAAAGAtcagcattcccacagcatgatgctgccactcccATGTTTCAGCATGGGGATGTTGTGCTTGCAGTGATGGTTTCCACCACACACAGTAGATGCGTAGCTGCATGAAGGCCAAATAGTTACATTTTGttcccatctgaccagagcactgaAACTCTGCTGCGATCTATAAAAATATACTGATATCCAACGATTACCATCTTTGGATATCAGTATATTTTGCCGTTTAGCTTCTACAACGTGCCATCATCCCAGGACATCTGGTTTGCATACACATGTAGCCAAGAGGGGCAAACAAACAGATAATAGATGCAAGGCTTACAGAGaaggtgttatgattctggcacatctgctctaccctgtctccctggctgcaatcagcagattagatgcacctggtgactgctgcagtgtagtgcaatctgtggaatgccaagcacctgtgtcttccctgatatatactgactctgacaagcagacggtgccagatttttcaaagccatcgtgtgagtagatatccagcattccttcctgtctgatcattgtttcttgaccttgccttgcctcttggatttttgcctctctgcctgctccctgtcggactgtttggattttttcaACCCcacatctggtttatgcctctgcctgcccttgcctgacgtctcttgttcaGATCATTGACcgtgtttctgtccttggattattcagcctggagtcacttcttacctgcgctgtggagatcactgcctgccacccactgaggttttcccctctgggtttcaagttctacccaagacaaaagcaggttagtgacttttctgatccctgcaaaatctggagaaactacatgtcactaatccctctttctgccccagtgattcccagaagctgtgtggagtttaCCTGAGtcacgttttcctgtggctgaataaaccttttaaattttcagtactgtctggctgaatcttgggtccgcttGTTTCTGATCCGCAATAGAAGGGAAAGAATGGTCGATGGCTCGGGCGGCTTTCAGGAACAGTGAGCACCTTTCAATCAGAAACATCTTCTGATTGAATGAGGACTATGTATGAGCTCCTAGAGAAGAGCTGACAACCTTGTAAAGCCAGAGAAAAAGTTGGGAgaacaactttttaaaatctgcaTCAAGCCAATATGTCTGCCTCTTTTATTTGCATCAGGGGCCAGTGTGTCCTACTTTTTGTCTTCTGTTTCCCTCATTTCAAAAAGGAGGAGTAGGTTGTCTAGGTAACCAAAGGCTGATAAGGGTTATGAATGCTGCATTACAGCCAGGACTGCACAAGGTGGCAACCTCACATCACCTTCATCTCTCTACAAAATGCAAAGGACACAGACCAGCACACTGCATGGATCTTCTCAGCAGAGAAACCTTTGCATTCTTCCCTTCTCCCTCCAGGATCTGCTCTCCAGCAGCATTCAGTTTTGTGTTAGTAAAACAAGAGTCACATAAGGTCCATCACTATCTCAGCCATGCAGAAAACGGTCAAATATTAGCCAGCAAAATGTGATGACTAACCAAACAGACAGTATTTAGTGTTGctacaaaacaaacccaaacagcATACAAAACCTCCCGTCCAACGTGCATGTGTGTGAAGACAAATCAGGCTCCTGCACAGTCAGGTACTCAGACGTCACTGGGATCCTGTTCTTCAAACATGCGTCACCTGTGTTTAAATTAGCTGCCAACAAGAGACAGCAAAGCACATCCGCTGGGacaacacacacacctaccATATGTCTGGATGTACTTATTTAAAGTGTatgaaaggtgtgtgtgtgtgtttactgtAAGACCAGTAACATATTTCACTTGACAAAAAGAAAGGATGTATGTGTGAACAATCTAAACACACAGCACCTCATCTGGGCCATGTGGTGTGTTATCAGACCAGCCTGGTTTCCATGAGGCACAAAAGAGAAGCTAGCAGCTGGCAGAGTTACCAACACGCTTTGTCTAGTGAAATCTTTCCTAAATGGGAACAAACATGAATTTTACAGTCAGGACATTTTACAGCACATGAGGACTCACACTAACACTTTCCTGTTGCTTCCACACCCTTTAAATACACTGCTACAGTGGCGCTGCAATATATCTTCGTTGTGTCCCGGTCAGATGCTGATAAGGAACTTCCTCTGCTTCCTGGGTTTAGGAAATACCAGGTTTCTTTGTCATTTGGCTGCACTGTTAGTGGTTCCACAAAGACCAGGCAGGAACAGCCATACTTTTCTGATCACCCTTTTAAACACAGCTCATTAGATACTTAGTTAACACTCATTAAAACGCTTACAGGaacttgcaaaactattcatagaACTGGAACTtctctacattttgtcacattacaaacttCAAGctattttagtgggattttatgtgatagaccaacacaaagagcaAACTTATGAAGTAAAAATGATAGCCTCAAAAGTGTCTAACATTTCCTACAGTGAAAAGACATTCGCCAAAAGAATTGCAGCTGTTATTGCAGTAAAAGCTGATTGAAAGTTGAATACATGACAATTATCAGATTTCCATTGAAAAACATGAaccattttcattccacttgaaaattaaaaacgactttgttttggtcacataaaacccaaataaattaattgaagTATGTAGTTGCAATGTGACGAAATGGGCCAAACTTCAATTGCTGTGAATGCTTTAGCAAGATGTTCTATTAGATAATTTTTCTGTCCCTCCCTGTCCGCTGCAACACTTTCATCACGCACCATTTATGAAAGCCAAATGTTTGGTCAGGAAGGTGactggctgtgtgttttggtgtgAGCTCCTCTGCTGCCGATTAATGTCGCTCACTATTTGTGTACCATACAGTGGCTCACAGATTGTTAGTTCAAATGAGTCATCGGTTTGACTTGCCAATAGGATTCGTAGAGTCCTGCACGGAGCAGGCAGGTGGGAGAAGCAGAAATTAACATAGGCTACTACCTTAGAGAAAAGTGAGGAAAAattagcacagaaaaaagaaacaaatctgaACAGAAGGACATAAGGAAGCTGAAATAATCTAAGAAAAACTCTTGTGAAAGAGAGACTGTGTTGGCTGCTGCTGTTCCCTGTCTGCCTGTGTCATCTGAGTACTCTGCTGTGGTATCAAGGAAATGTAGGAGAGAAAACTGTgcagaaagcagctgaaatgtcattacattttataacaaTTATAGCTAAGTGTATGAAGTATGAAGAGAACAACTTTCTCCACAAGTTTGGTCCCAGCGTGAATAACTGGAACCACAGTAAATTGTGTTTGACGTCATATCAGTGAAGAGAGTAAATGTGCTAAAATGCTTAGCACTTCAGCAATCTGCTCAGCATGACAACATTAGCAGCAGAAGCTACATTTTGGACCCGGAGGGCACAGCTAGAGACTAACTCCAGGAGGGGCAGAGGCCAAAGTGTACTTCTACCATCTCCAGTCTCAAGCATGCCACAGTAGTGtatgcaaatgtttttataaaaatctaTATAACTGTCAGTGTTTGCATGGGGcaatgaaaaaactaaaatattgtaaagatttaataaatgaacaggtttttattgatttatttacacTGTCTTTAGTTTCTTTCAGACAGATTATTCTGACTGGAAACACTTGCAGTTTTCCCAACATGTTtcacaggaagatcattggtggCATTCCATCTCCTACCTCCATTTCTCCTGTAAATACTTCCCAGCTTCTGCATGAATAAAAATCCAATGCAAATGTGACAATGTTTAAGGTTTATAAACTAGTGTTTGCATAAACTGCCATGACGTTTTTGTTTTAAGACTGTAGAAGTCCCTTTTGGTCTTGGCCCTGCTCGAGCTTGCATTTTTCATCAGTCTGTGGGACACACTAACCTGGACTCATACTTATCAAAGACCCTACTAAAGTTAAGATGTTAACTGCTTGTAAAGTCGTGTTTGAAAAgaaccttctttttttttaagtattgaaCTATCTCTTCAGGACAACTGTTTTATTAAGaccttaataaaaataaacaaaacttgaCCAGTCCTAGTTGAATTCTCTATAACCTaggtttaaataaaactttgtcAGGTCAAAAACAACTGTGGAAACATGAAATGTGAACCCCACCCCCTTAATCAGCATGACCCATGCATTAACTGTGAACTTTCAGCAGATGCCGGGAAAGAGTAGCAAGTAAGAATGTGAAAACTTGAGGAAGTCATGCTTTTGCACTTGCACGACTGACAACATAAACTTGCACCATTGGCAAACCCACAGAGATAAACACTGCTGCATAAAGgttttcagttatttcttaTTACAAACATTTCAAAGCATTGTTAAGTTTAAGTTTAAGTCTGTTACTTGGCAAACTAACACCCCCCCTTTAGGCCTTCAGTTGGACGACTAATAGCAATTTGGTGATCTGATATAATTTCACTATCCCAGTTTCATCCACTCACCCAAATCTGCAACTTGATCCGCTTGTTGTTACGAAAGACAGTTTTGACCTTAAAGTCGATGCCCACGGTGCTGACAAACGCAGAGGTGAAGGAGTCGTCGGCATAGCGGAACAGGAAGGAGGTTTTTCCCACGCTGCTGTTGCCGATGATCAGCAGCTTGAACATGTAGTCGAAGTTTTGGTCAGCCGCATCTTTCTGTGAGGGAGGCTGATGAAGCCGTGAGTCGCTTGATGCCATCTAGAGAGCAGGGAGCAAAAATAAATCCATAACAAAATCATATTTGAACAGCTTGACTGCAGCTATTCATTGCTTACAGTGTGACAAATGACAAGAGTAcagattgaaaaacaaaatatgtgtttttccGAGTCCAAGTCAACACTTCTGTTTCTAACGGCTGAAATTGGCATGCATCTCTCATCAGATGCTGGTCTGTCTACAACATTAAATCATGTAGTTTTGTCCTTAGGCTTAACTTAACATATTAACTGTTAATtcaacatgtaaaacatttctGCTGTTAATGATTTTGATAAATAATGCATAGTGTTCAATTCATTAAAATTGTTAAATACTTGTatgtgttatatatatatacaggggttggacaatgaacctgaaacacctggttttagaccacaataatttattagtatggtgtagggcctccttttgcggccaatacagcgtcaattcatcttgggaatgacatatacaagtcctgcacagtggtcagagggattttaagccgttcttcttgcaggatagtggccaggtcactacgtgatactggtggaggaaaacgtttcctgactcgctcctccaaaacaccccaaagtggctcaataatatttagatctggtgactgtgcaggccatgggagatgttcaacttcactttcatgttcatcaaaccaatctttcatcagtcttgctgtgtgtattggtgcattgtcatcctgatacacggcaccgccttcaggatacaatgtttgaaccattggatgcacatggtcctcaaaaatggttcagtagtccttggcagtgacgcgcccatctagcacaagtattgggccaagggaatgccatgatatggcagcccaaaccatcactgatccacctccatgcttcactctgggcatgcaacagtctgggtggtacgcttctttggggcttctccacaccgtaactctcccggatgtggggaaaacagtaaaggtggactcatcagagaacaatacatgtttcacattgtccacagcccaagatttgcgctccttgcaccattgaaaccgacctttggcattggcatgagtgaccaaaggtttggttatagcagcccggccgtgtatattgaccctgtggagctcccgacggacagttctggtggaaacaggagagttgaggtgcacatttaattctgccgtgatttgggcagccgtggttttatgttttttggatacaatccgggttagcacctgaacatccctttcagacagcttcctcttgcgtccacagttaatcctgttggatgtggttcatccttcttggtggtatgctgacattaccctggataccgtggctcttgatacatcacaaagacttgctgtcttggtcacagatgcgccagcaagacgtgcaccaacaatttgtcctcttttgaactctggtatatcacccataatgttgtgtgcatttcaatattttgagcaaaactgtgctcttaccctgctaattgaaccttcacactctgctcttactggtgcaatgtgcaatcagtgaagactggctaccaggctggtccaatttagccatgaaacctcccacactaaaatgacaggtgtttcagtttcattgtccaacccctgtacatgaaCACCTGACAAAGTTGATTTTCggtgcatttattttaaagaattgtatatgtctttgtcatGATGTAGGCAACACCTTTTAATCCATGTTTCCATAATCTCCACTGCTAGCATATAGGGCATTAAATTAGGTCTGGAAATTTATTTTCCCGACTCTGAAATTGAGGATTTGCAAGATTATCAGATGAACTAAATCTGCACTTAAAACTTTTGTTGTCAAGACTAGACATTAAATATATTCCATGGGATGTatcaaattaaacatttctgagtAAATATAACCAGAAGTGTTCTTTAAAATAAGTGTTCAGATGCAGGAGatatgttgtgtttattttgtaatgaaaTGATCTGCAGTTATTTAAAGACATTCTAGCAGTAAAGTCCTCTTAATAAGATGCCAGAGAAGTGGCTGGAGTTTCCTTCAGCTGTATGCAGCATAGAGACATGCAGAGTGGCCCCTTCCCCACCTGTTGTCTGAGCACTGCTGGCCAGCTGGGTAAAAGAAGGCTCAATTCTTCCCAATTCTcgcatcaaaatcaaaataacaataaatagttgcatgttctccctgtgcatgcgtgggttctcaccgggtactccggcttcctcccacagtccaaaaacatgcctgttaggttaattggtcactctaaattgaccttaggtgtatgaatgagtgtgtgtgtgtggttgtttgtgttgccctgcgatggactggcgacctgtccagggtgtaccctgcctttcgcccatagactgctggagataggcaccagctcccccgtgacccactatggaataagcggtagaaaatgactgactgactgactgactagttGCTTTGGATACAttatcattttaataataaatatgttaCATCATTTAAGCAGCAGTAAGAATAGTTGttcactttcagtttttaatgacAACAATTAAATTAGGCTGAAACAGTTAATAAGATTAATcgtgattaattgattattgaaataatcgtcaactatttatttagtaatcgaataatcattaactggcatattcagcaaacatgttgtttgctgaaagaacaacccccTCAGAGCAGAAATtaggccaaaactgtacaagaacatatatacattttgcatttaagaggAAAAATCTTCTTTGCAATTATGCTCTATCCGGAACTCCAGAactgttagttgcagccctacaaataaatatcttttGCCTATTTTTATTTGACATGTTTTGTGCCATTTGTAGGTTATCATACCATGAGGATCTCATAAGAACCCATGTCTAAGACATGACACGAAAGCGTTTTTTCTCATAAGTAAGCAATACTGTGTCACCGTATTTGTACAGTAAAAAGAACTATGCAACACACTGAGCAACTTGGTTTCATTAGTTTTTAAAGGATAAATATGGTCAGTGATATTTAGGATCTTCTGGTCCACAACTGCCAACAGATGTCGCTAAAGCCAACATGCATCAACCTTAGTCAATACAGACTAACTGAATTGAGTCAGTTTTTTACTTGAAATTGTTGCATACAGTAAGACAAAAGAATATGCCAATAAGTAAGACCGGTGTTTCATTTAGAGGCGAAAAGCATACAAAATCAACAGTAGATCCAATAATTATACGATTTCCCTCTCTGTACCCACGATGTAAAGATCAAAGTTTGtaaaactgaaatgtaaaagtttgaAAGCTGTGGCTTGTAATGAAAGAAAGCCATGCCATCTGCTTTAAGCGTTAATCTCTGCTATCTCTCCTGAGGGCAGATATGAGATTACCTGCCATCAGGGCCTTTTTATGTTTAGTTGAGCAAACAGAGGGAGGAGGGGAGCAGCTGTGGCTTTGGGTATTAAATGGAAAGCAAAGAGCTGGCCGTGTCTATGCTTTCAAGCACAAGGCTGATCAATCGCTGCAGTGCTGCCCTGCCTCCGTCTTCTGAGGCCCGTCTCCGTGGAGACCAGGCTCAACTACATGCAGACCCATTAGCAGCCGGAGCAGCCAGTTTGTTCGACTTTTAAATGGCCAAACAGAGGTCTTCAGAGTGAGATATGATCTGCTGGGATTATGACGGCCagcagggggaaaaaaacatggaagGAGGATCATAAATACAACGTTTAAGAAGCATGACATTCACCGCATCAACACAATTAGTCTCACTGTAATTACCATGCAGGTTATGAGAGGACCAGTCAGTGTTCTTCCCTCCCACACAAACATTAAGGCTTAAATTAGGCTCACATTATGTTCTATCAAAGTACTCAGCTGGATAGATTATAAATACACTAAACCGTCTtgttttttacaattatttagcttaaaaacatcttataGTACGGCATGGAAATattgaaaaagtgtttttttccaggttcattttgtgtttagtttaaaaGCAATCACTCTCTAGGCCCTCAGGCCTAATACGCTCATAGACCTGTGCTATCTTGTGTGGTGGTTGATGATGAAATGCTGTTGCTTGCAGACGATGGTAAAAATAACACAACCCTCTTTCATaacttttcttcatttttgaaatggaGGCCAGGCCCATGCTTCCTGTAAatacagtcagttttacttggaAAATTGTCTCCTAGGGATTACACTGTTAGAATTCAATCAATAAAACTAGAGCAACAATAGGCATACAATGT is a genomic window of Girardinichthys multiradiatus isolate DD_20200921_A chromosome X, DD_fGirMul_XY1, whole genome shotgun sequence containing:
- the LOC124862611 gene encoding ras-related protein Rab-3C-like isoform X3; this encodes MASSDSRLHQPPSQKDAADQNFDYMFKLLIIGNSSVGKTSFLFRYADDSFTSAFVSTVGIDFKVKTVFRNNKRIKLQIWDTAGQERYRTITTAYYRGAMGFLLMYDITNQDSFGAVQDWATQIKTYSWDNAQVILIGNKCDLEDDRLIATEDGQRLSEELGFQFFEASAKDNINVKQVFERLVDVICDKMNETMETDTSLTTNHRNQSLKDSSESHGACSC
- the LOC124862611 gene encoding ras-related protein Rab-3D-like isoform X1 encodes the protein MCARAHTFTRPVGSLLSSLPSRRQLLVDSSLGTASSLSRCCGPETAPADNPMASSDSRLHQPPSQKDAADQNFDYMFKLLIIGNSSVGKTSFLFRYADDSFTSAFVSTVGIDFKVKTVFRNNKRIKLQIWDTAGQERYRTITTAYYRGAMGFLLMYDITNQDSFGAVQDWATQIKTYSWDNAQVILIGNKCDLEDDRLIATEDGQRLSEELGFQFFEASAKDNINVKQVFERLVDVICDKMNETMETDTSLTTNHRNQSLKDSSESHGACSC
- the LOC124862611 gene encoding ras-related protein Rab-3D-like isoform X2 — protein: MQRLTALSFHPVIMLFCAMASSDSRLHQPPSQKDAADQNFDYMFKLLIIGNSSVGKTSFLFRYADDSFTSAFVSTVGIDFKVKTVFRNNKRIKLQIWDTAGQERYRTITTAYYRGAMGFLLMYDITNQDSFGAVQDWATQIKTYSWDNAQVILIGNKCDLEDDRLIATEDGQRLSEELGFQFFEASAKDNINVKQVFERLVDVICDKMNETMETDTSLTTNHRNQSLKDSSESHGACSC